The Ignicoccus hospitalis KIN4/I genome includes the window AGTGGGACGGCCGTAAGGCCACTTTGGAGGCCGCGGTCCCCTCTGCAATCCTCTCAGCCCTCGAAGACAAGGACGATAAAATCAAAGCTTTGATCGCTGCGTTGGTGCCGGAGCTCAGGGACGTAGGGGTGGAGGACCCAATTGAAGTCCTAAAGGCGCTAGAAGACTCCGGAAGAGATTATAAATTTTGTGTCGAGCGGAACGAACGTTTAGTAAGTTGGAGGCTCGAATAGCGAGACGAGCGTCGATTAGTACTCTAAACGTCCTAACATATTAGTGTTGTCCCGAGCCCCCGTAGGGTAGATCACATTGACCGTAGTCCTACAGAAGACGGACGTTCCTCTGCAAATAGAGAAGCCGGCGACCAGAGAGCTCGTGGACAAGCTATGGGAGGTCGCCGGGGAGGCGAAGTACATCCTAGTAGAGGCGAGGGACGTAGAGGAGGCGCGCAAGGCCTTGTACCAGTGGCTCAGCGAAATGGAAACCAAGTACATGTACGGCGAAGTGGAAGTGCACCCGCTGATAAGGGCTCAAGCGCTTGAAGCCATAAGGGTATTCAAGAACGTCATTGCCCCTCTGAACGAGAAGCTGACTGGTTATTCCGCCTTGAAGTACTTGTACAAACTGGCGAGGTATGAGGGCATTGAAGAAGTCGACGAGGGCTTCGTCCTGGAATTCATTCACTTATTCAAGGCGATTTATGGAAAGCCGGACATATACCCCGCAAAGTACGCGGAAGGTCTAGGGTATTTCGACTTCTCCAAGTTGAAGGGGCGCCAAGCCGGCATAGCCCGGAGCGAATACTTGGATAGGTTGGCCTCACGGGTCTGGGAGTACATAAAGCGTTACCCCAGCGGCCTCGACCCGGAGGTAATAGAGAAGAGAAAGGAGAACCGAAGGAAGATATTGGAAGTTTTGGGAGGAAGCGAAGACGACTGGAAGGACTACAAGTGGCACTACAAGAACGCGCTAAGGGGTAAGAGGGCAATAAAGGTGTTGAAAGAGCTCGTAAAGGGGTTGAGTGAGGAAGACTGGAAGGCGCTGGAGGACGCCGTCAAGTACAACGTCCCCTTCGGGATAACTCCGTACTACTTACACCTCTTCGACTTTGATGAGGGCTGGAAGCACGACTACGCGGTGAGGAGGCAAGTGCTACCGCCTCTCCACTACGTTAAGGAGATGGTTGCTCACCTGGACGAGAGGGAGTACTACTTCGATTTCATGGGAGAGCACGACACCAGCCCGCATCCGTTGATAACTAGGAGGTACCCCATGGTAGCGATACTAAAGGCCGCCCACACGTGTCCCCAGATCTGCGTCTACTGTCAGAGGAACTGGGAGATAATGACTGCTATGGACAAAGAGGCCATCCCCACCAGGATGACTATAGATGAAGCCATAGACTGGTTCGCCGAACACCCCAATATAATAGACGTTCTGGTGACCGGCGGCGACCCCTTCATACTAAGGGACGAAGACATAGAACATATAGTGAAGAGGCTGAGCGAGTTGGACCACGTCAAGATGATAAGGTTCGGCACCAGAACTCCAGTTACCGTTCCCATGAGGATAACGCCGGAGTTCGCCGAAATGCTCGGCTCTTACATCGAGCCCGGAAAGAGGAATATCCACGTGGTAACTCACGTAGAACACGCCTATGAGGTAACTCCGGAGATGGCCGAGGCCGTGACCAACTTGCGCAAGAACAAGATATACGTCTATAACCAGCAAGTGTTCACCTTCTGGAACAGCAGGCGGTTCGAGACCTCTGCCCTTAGGATAGCGCTGAAGAGCATAGGCATCGACCCGTACTACACGTTCTACCCCAAAGGGAAGTGGGAGACGAAGGACTACCTAGTGCCCGTGGCCAGGATACTCCAAGAGAGGAAGGAAGAGGCGAGGGTCCTACCGGGCACCTTTAGGACGGAAGAGCCCGTCTTCAACGTCCCCAGGCTGGGCAAGAACCACTTGAGGGCGTGGCAAGACCACGAGCTGATAATGATAAGGCCCGACGGCAGGAGGGTGTACTTGTGGCACCCGTGGGAGAAGAACATCCAGTTGGTAGCGCCGTACATCTACACCGATATAGTGTCTATTAGGATGTACTTAGACAAGCTGAAGGAAGTCTTCGGAGAGGACTTGGAGGACTACAAGAGCATATGGTACTACTACTAACCTCCAGTCTCTTTCATCATCTTTCATTTCCGTGTCTCCTGGAGCTTTAAGGAGTAAGTTACCAAAGGTCCATCCCGGCTATGGGGCTCTGGAACTATCGAGGCAACGGCACTATGACCCTCCGACGTCGCCTTGGCGAGGGCTTCCCAATAGCTTGAAAACAGAGGCGTTGTTAGTAGTTACTTAACAATAGAGGGATAAAACTTCTTTCTGTACCCTTCCCCGTTAAGGCCCGAGGAAGTCCTCTGCCTTGGGTGGTTCTGGGGGTAGGCCTTTCCTCTCCCTGATCTTCCTTATGAGCTCCGGTAGGAGCTGGTCGGGCACTGGCTCCCACCCGTAGAACTCGGTGCCCCAGAACGCCCTACCGGCGGTTACGCTCCTCAGCTCCATGGGGAGTTCGAAGCTCTCAGCTATGGGTACCGCCGCCACTATTCTGGCTTGCCCGCCCATGTCGATGACCTCCAATATCTTGCCTCTGTGCTTAGTTATGACGCCCGTCACCGCGCCTATGTACTCGTTAGGAACCCTTATGTCTAGCTTCTGCCACGGCTCCAGCAAGGTCGGGCTGTCGGTCAGCATGCTTGCGTAAACGGCGTTCCTAACTGCCGGGTATAGCTGGGCGGGACCTCTGTG containing:
- a CDS encoding KamA family radical SAM protein translates to MTVVLQKTDVPLQIEKPATRELVDKLWEVAGEAKYILVEARDVEEARKALYQWLSEMETKYMYGEVEVHPLIRAQALEAIRVFKNVIAPLNEKLTGYSALKYLYKLARYEGIEEVDEGFVLEFIHLFKAIYGKPDIYPAKYAEGLGYFDFSKLKGRQAGIARSEYLDRLASRVWEYIKRYPSGLDPEVIEKRKENRRKILEVLGGSEDDWKDYKWHYKNALRGKRAIKVLKELVKGLSEEDWKALEDAVKYNVPFGITPYYLHLFDFDEGWKHDYAVRRQVLPPLHYVKEMVAHLDEREYYFDFMGEHDTSPHPLITRRYPMVAILKAAHTCPQICVYCQRNWEIMTAMDKEAIPTRMTIDEAIDWFAEHPNIIDVLVTGGDPFILRDEDIEHIVKRLSELDHVKMIRFGTRTPVTVPMRITPEFAEMLGSYIEPGKRNIHVVTHVEHAYEVTPEMAEAVTNLRKNKIYVYNQQVFTFWNSRRFETSALRIALKSIGIDPYYTFYPKGKWETKDYLVPVARILQERKEEARVLPGTFRTEEPVFNVPRLGKNHLRAWQDHELIMIRPDGRRVYLWHPWEKNIQLVAPYIYTDIVSIRMYLDKLKEVFGEDLEDYKSIWYYY